A stretch of Planococcus citri chromosome 5, ihPlaCitr1.1, whole genome shotgun sequence DNA encodes these proteins:
- the 14-3-3epsilon gene encoding 14-3-3 protein epsilon, whose product MAERDENVYKAKLAEQAERYDEMVESMKKVASLDVELTVEERNLLSVAYKNVIGARRASWRIISSIEQKEENKGAEDKLVMIRQYRSQVEKELRDICSDILSVLDKHLIPCASTGESKVFYYKMKGDYHRYLAEFATGNDRKEAAENSLVAYKAASDIAMTELPPTNPIRLGLALNFSVFYYEILNSPDRACRLAKAAFDDAIAELDTLSEESYKDSTLIMQLLRDNLTLWTSDMQGDGDAEPQKEQVQDVEDQDVS is encoded by the exons AAATGGTCGAGTCGATGAAGAAAGTCGCTTCTTTGGACGTCGAACTGACGGTCGAGGAGAGAAACCTGCTGTCCGTAGCATACAAGAATGTGATTGGTGCCAGAAGAGCTAGCTGGAGAATAATATCGAGTATCGAACAGAAAGAAGAGAACAAAGGAGCCGAAGATAAGCTGGTGATGATCCGACAGTATCGCTCACAG GTTGAGAAAGAACTCAGAGACATATGTTCAGATATCCTTTCAGTTTTAGACAAACACTTGATACCGTGCGCATCGACCGGCGAATCCaaagttttttattataaaat GAAAGGAGATTATCATCGTTATTTGGCCGAATTCGCTACCGGAAACGATCGTAAAGAAGCCGCGGAAAACTCGTTGGTAGCTTACAAAGCTGCTAGTGACATTGCAATGACCGAGTTACCACCTACAAATCCCATCAG GTTGGGTTTGGCGCTCAACTTTTCCGTGTTTTATTACGAGATCTTGAACTCTCCCGATCGGGCTTGCCGATTAGCGAAAGCAGCATTCGACGACGCAATCGCCGAGTTGGATACATTATCGGAGGAAAGCTACAAGGATTCTACGTTGATCATGCAGCTATTACGAGATAACTTAACCTTATGGACGTCAGATATGCAAGGAGACG GTGACGCTGAACCACAAAAGGAGCAAGTTCAAGATGTCGAAGATCAAGACGTGTCGTAA
- the LOC135846220 gene encoding uncharacterized protein LOC135846220 isoform X1, with protein sequence MKTSTWTAAYAKVFVTALLAATLAHFISSTTSGDAAPVPAVTMTVPSGSTTTRSIQACGSALADLLKKVCRNGYNAPPPLSNRSDHRTPEYSRNDDDDGREKRAITRECCLHPCTLADLLQYCNIASSKNDLWPHHSVGGGGGGGGGGGCVVDGNTNTNASTTASVPTTSTRRGRTDTGLGLGVGATRINSPRRWPPEASTLPNTVDSNQWNVKAKPSGAIYFRQQNKPSSFTIAIAKAKANEKPQG encoded by the exons ATGAAGACGTCGACGTGGACTGCGGCGTATGCGAAAGTTTTTGTTACTGCACTGTTGGCGGCTACACTGGCGCATTTCATATCATCTACGACGTCTGGCGACGCGGCGCCTGTACCGGCGGTGACGATGACGGTGCCTTCCGGCTCTACCACCACCAGATCTATTCAAGCTTGCGGCTCAGCGTTGGCCGATCTACTCAAAAAAGTTTGTCGTAACGGGTACAATGCGCCGCCACCTTTATCCAATCGATCCGATCATCGTACGC cagAATATTCGAgaaacgatgacgacgatggtCGAGAAAAACGAGCCATCACGCGAGAATGTTGCCTGCACCCCTGTACTTTGGCAGATTTGTTACAATACTGTAACATCGCTTCTTCCAA AAATGACTTGTGGCCGCATCATAGcgtcggcggcggcggcggcggcggcggcggcggcggctgtGTTGTCGATGGtaataccaataccaatgcgAGTACTACTGCTTCGGTGCCAACCACGAGTACTCGTCGCGGTCGCACCGATACGGGCCTAGGCTTAGGCGTAGGCGCAACACGGATTAATTCGCCGCGGCGGTGGCCACCTGAAGCC AGCACGCTTCCCAACACGGTTGACTCGAATCAATGGAATGTAAAAGCCAAACCCTCTGGCGCTATCTATTTCCGTCAGCAGAATAAACCGTCGTCCTtcaccatcgccatcgccaaAGCCAAAGCCAACGAAAAACCACAAGGATGA
- the LOC135846220 gene encoding uncharacterized protein LOC135846220 isoform X2, whose protein sequence is MKTSTWTAAYAKVFVTALLAATLAHFISSTTSGDAAPVPAVTMTVPSGSTTTRSIQACGSALADLLKKVCRNGYNAPPPLSNRSDHRTQYSRNDDDDGREKRAITRECCLHPCTLADLLQYCNIASSKNDLWPHHSVGGGGGGGGGGGCVVDGNTNTNASTTASVPTTSTRRGRTDTGLGLGVGATRINSPRRWPPEASTLPNTVDSNQWNVKAKPSGAIYFRQQNKPSSFTIAIAKAKANEKPQG, encoded by the exons ATGAAGACGTCGACGTGGACTGCGGCGTATGCGAAAGTTTTTGTTACTGCACTGTTGGCGGCTACACTGGCGCATTTCATATCATCTACGACGTCTGGCGACGCGGCGCCTGTACCGGCGGTGACGATGACGGTGCCTTCCGGCTCTACCACCACCAGATCTATTCAAGCTTGCGGCTCAGCGTTGGCCGATCTACTCAAAAAAGTTTGTCGTAACGGGTACAATGCGCCGCCACCTTTATCCAATCGATCCGATCATCGTACGC AATATTCGAgaaacgatgacgacgatggtCGAGAAAAACGAGCCATCACGCGAGAATGTTGCCTGCACCCCTGTACTTTGGCAGATTTGTTACAATACTGTAACATCGCTTCTTCCAA AAATGACTTGTGGCCGCATCATAGcgtcggcggcggcggcggcggcggcggcggcggcggctgtGTTGTCGATGGtaataccaataccaatgcgAGTACTACTGCTTCGGTGCCAACCACGAGTACTCGTCGCGGTCGCACCGATACGGGCCTAGGCTTAGGCGTAGGCGCAACACGGATTAATTCGCCGCGGCGGTGGCCACCTGAAGCC AGCACGCTTCCCAACACGGTTGACTCGAATCAATGGAATGTAAAAGCCAAACCCTCTGGCGCTATCTATTTCCGTCAGCAGAATAAACCGTCGTCCTtcaccatcgccatcgccaaAGCCAAAGCCAACGAAAAACCACAAGGATGA